Part of the Sphingomonadaceae bacterium OTU29LAMAA1 genome, TCCATCCGTTCCACGTGCCGGGACCGACCGCGCGGATATCGACGATCGTCAGCACCAGCAGCAGCCGCAGTCGCTCGGGGCTCTGCACCACCTCGCAGAAATCGAGGATCGTCTTGAAATCGCTCAGATCGCGTTTGAAGGCCGTCGCCGACATCAGCAGGTGCCAGCGGACCAGCCACGCCACCGTCTCCGTCTCGGCCGGGGTCAGCCCGAACCGCGGGCACAGCCGCTCGGCGACTTCCGCACCCAGGATCGAATGATCGCCGCCGCGTCCCTTCGCGATATCGTGCAGCAGCACCGCGACGAACAGCACCCGCCGCGACAGGATATGCTTGATGATCGCCGACGACAGCGGATGATCGTCCTTCAGCGCCCCGCTTTCGATCCGCGCCAGCAACCCGATCGCGCGGATGGTGTGCTCGTCGACGGTGTAATGATGGTACATGTCGAACTGCATCTGCGCGACGACCCGGCCGAAGTCGGGCACGAACCGCCCGAACACGCCCGCCTCGTTCATCCAGCGCAGCACCAGCTCGGGGTCGCGGGGGCTCGTCAGCACGTCGAGGAACAGCGCGTTGGCGCGGGGATCGCGCCGGTGCCGGGCGATCAGCCGGGCATCGCGGTTGGCCGCGCGCATCGCCAGCGGATGGATCTCGACGCCATGCAGGTCGGCAAGCTGGAATATCTCGATCAACCGGACCGGATCCTCGATGAAATAATCGTCGCGCGGCAGCGCCAGCCGCCCGCGATCGAGTACGAAGCCGTGCAGCTTTCCGGGCCGCCGCCGGATCGTCGGCAATCCGAACCGCCGTCCGCGCGCCGCGAACCGCTCGTCGAGATGCGCGAGGAACACCCCCGTCAGATCGCCGACCGTCTTCGCCTGCAGAAAGTAATATTGCATGAAGCGTTCGACTGCGGATTTGCCGGGACGGTCCGAAAAGCGCATCCGCGTCGCGATCTCGCGTTGCACGTCGAAGGTCAGCCGGTCCTCCGCCCGCCGCGTGACGCTGTGCAGGTGGCAGCGGACGGCCTGCAGGAAATTATCGGCACGGTGGAACAGCTTGTATTCCGCTTTGGTCAGCAGCCCGACGTCGACCAGATCGGCACCGCGCTGTACGTCATGGATATACTTGCCGATCCAGAACAGCGCGTGGACGTCGCGCAGGCCGCCCTTGCCCTCCTTGACGTTGGGCTCGACGACGTAGCGGGTGTCGCCCATCTTGCGGTGGCGCGCGTCGCGTTCGGCGAGCTTGTCGGCGATGAACTGGCGCTCGGTGCCATGCTGCACCTCCGCCTTAAAACGCTTCGCCGCCTCGTCGTACAGGCTGGTGTCCCCGGTGACGTAGCGCGCCTCCAGCAAGGCGGTGCGGATCGTCACGTCGCCTTTCGCCTGGCGCACCATCTCGTCCAGCGATCGACTGGAATGGCCGATCTTCAGCCCGATGTCCCATAGCGCGTACAGCATCGATTCGATGACCTGTTCCGCCCACGGCGTCTGTTTGGCGGGGGTCAGGAAGCCGATGTCGACGTCCGAATAGGGCGCCATCTCGGCCCGCCCGTAGCCGCCGACGGCAATGAGGGTCAGGCGTTCGCCGGAGGTGGGATTGGCGAGCGGGTGCAGCCGCTGCGTCGCGACGTCGAACAGCACGCGGAGCAGCGCGTCGGTAAGATACGCCTGCGCGTTCGAGGCCTCGAGTCCGCGAGAGGGATGCGTGGCGAGGCGTCGCTCGATCTCCGCGCGGCCGTCGGCAAGGGCGACCTTGAGCATCGCGGCGACCTGACCGCGCAACGCGGCGTCG contains:
- a CDS encoding [protein-PII] uridylyltransferase, producing MNGRFDHIPNRRTIVDRRALAERIAAIDASDAALRGQVAAMLKVALADGRAEIERRLATHPSRGLEASNAQAYLTDALLRVLFDVATQRLHPLANPTSGERLTLIAVGGYGRAEMAPYSDVDIGFLTPAKQTPWAEQVIESMLYALWDIGLKIGHSSRSLDEMVRQAKGDVTIRTALLEARYVTGDTSLYDEAAKRFKAEVQHGTERQFIADKLAERDARHRKMGDTRYVVEPNVKEGKGGLRDVHALFWIGKYIHDVQRGADLVDVGLLTKAEYKLFHRADNFLQAVRCHLHSVTRRAEDRLTFDVQREIATRMRFSDRPGKSAVERFMQYYFLQAKTVGDLTGVFLAHLDERFAARGRRFGLPTIRRRPGKLHGFVLDRGRLALPRDDYFIEDPVRLIEIFQLADLHGVEIHPLAMRAANRDARLIARHRRDPRANALFLDVLTSPRDPELVLRWMNEAGVFGRFVPDFGRVVAQMQFDMYHHYTVDEHTIRAIGLLARIESGALKDDHPLSSAIIKHILSRRVLFVAVLLHDIAKGRGGDHSILGAEVAERLCPRFGLTPAETETVAWLVRWHLLMSATAFKRDLSDFKTILDFCEVVQSPERLRLLLVLTIVDIRAVGPGTWNGWKRQLLADLFEAAEEVLRLGHKQRGRTERIATRQATLQATLGWDVARFDAFVRRFPEAYWIAEPDDVLAHNARFIAAAGDTPLSIDAQVYSERGATLVTIYAADHPGLFYRIAGAIHVAGGNIIDARIHTTRDGMAIDNFLVQDPFGRPFDDLDQLDRLKTAIEDALANRGKLADRLVAKPAPRTRADAFEIEPNVLIDNHASNRFTVIEVNARDRPALLNQLAQALFQSKVTLHSAHVATYGERAVDTFYVTDLTGDRITATLRLKTLEKRLRMAAAGEAMDEAA